The following are encoded together in the Candidatus Woesebacteria bacterium genome:
- a CDS encoding sortase: protein MNSINKIKRTTLQIHVEKVIAGCVILLIGSLLIFWNNIFITQPDNYAYNDEPISMEGFRETDNDSETPTRIIIPSVNIDLEVKTAEVINGYWEVFDDKAGWGKGSGIPGKAGNQVIFAHAREGLFEPLKKVKVKDSVYVLSVSDIRENGVDNNYISSEVSTKAWHAYEITSITEVFPNETQVIKPTEDETLTLYTCSGYKDSKRLIVVAKPKK from the coding sequence ATGAATTCAATCAATAAAATCAAAAGAACAACACTTCAGATACATGTTGAGAAAGTAATTGCAGGATGTGTGATTCTATTAATCGGAAGCTTGCTAATATTCTGGAACAATATATTTATTACTCAACCGGATAATTATGCATACAACGACGAACCGATATCGATGGAAGGATTTCGAGAGACGGATAATGATAGTGAGACACCTACTCGGATAATAATACCAAGTGTAAATATTGATTTAGAAGTTAAAACGGCAGAAGTGATAAATGGATATTGGGAGGTATTTGATGATAAAGCGGGTTGGGGAAAAGGATCAGGCATACCGGGAAAAGCAGGGAATCAAGTTATATTTGCACACGCCAGAGAGGGTCTTTTTGAACCACTCAAGAAAGTAAAAGTGAAAGATAGTGTATATGTGTTAAGTGTGTCTGACATAAGGGAAAATGGTGTAGATAATAATTATATCTCAAGCGAAGTGTCTACTAAAGCATGGCATGCATACGAAATCACTAGTATTACAGAAGTCTTTCCCAATGAAACTCAAGTGATAAAACCGACCGAGGATGAGACGCTGACACTGTATACTTGCTCCGGTTACAAGGACAGCAAAAGACTAATTGTAGTTGCGAAACCCAAAAAATAG
- a CDS encoding polysaccharide deacetylase family protein, translating into MTKKNIGIRPTMLLWCVPPLVAIILLIGFLLNSGSGMKFPREIVLSETTANFEDFPKIKLTGHGAITFWFDDAWKSQYDVAFDILDERHINAALAVPTKLVGFDAYMDWDQVIKLREKGWEITSHSRSHDCSTDNLDFNSLNEEIEGSKKDLEAHGIRTNIYLPPCGITSKISNSLVLYHYEYQRLIEAGFNDIPVEDPFGIKIQEVGRHTTVSDVEKWIRVAQKDNKWLILMFHQIDNDDTRYGIDPVTYRSIVDLVDNSNIQIVLPTQILEKSI; encoded by the coding sequence ATGACTAAAAAAAATATCGGTATTCGCCCCACCATGTTACTGTGGTGTGTGCCCCCACTTGTGGCAATTATTTTATTGATCGGTTTTTTACTAAATTCTGGAAGTGGTATGAAATTTCCTCGTGAAATTGTACTTTCCGAGACAACCGCAAATTTTGAGGATTTTCCTAAGATTAAATTAACGGGTCATGGAGCAATTACATTTTGGTTCGATGATGCATGGAAATCGCAATACGATGTTGCATTTGACATACTTGACGAGCGACATATTAACGCAGCGCTTGCCGTACCAACAAAATTGGTCGGATTTGACGCTTATATGGATTGGGATCAAGTAATTAAATTGCGCGAGAAGGGGTGGGAAATTACTTCTCACAGTAGATCTCACGACTGTAGTACCGACAACTTGGACTTCAATTCATTGAATGAGGAGATTGAAGGATCGAAAAAAGATCTCGAAGCCCATGGTATTCGTACAAATATCTATCTTCCTCCATGTGGTATTACATCTAAAATATCAAATAGTTTGGTTTTGTATCACTACGAGTATCAGAGATTAATCGAGGCGGGATTTAACGACATTCCCGTTGAAGATCCCTTTGGAATAAAAATCCAAGAAGTCGGTAGACACACTACGGTAAGTGATGTCGAAAAATGGATTAGGGTTGCTCAAAAAGACAACAAGTGGTTGATATTAATGTTCCATCAGATCGATAACGACGATACAAGATACGGTATAGATCCAGTCACATACAGAAGCATAGTTGATCTGGTTGATAATTCCAATATTCAAATAGTGCTACCTACCCAGATACTTGAAAAATCCATATGA
- a CDS encoding glycosyltransferase family 39 protein → MELSFNKVKFRITKLKIAYLSLISVFLLYLIKDMQFNTAFVDEAIYATIGEEVLRKIYWENAISWMGGSYLYPVISGFINRYYGLEGIRMFSALCVLTAGVLSAKLARLLGGKYSSLAALIFFLFSSLSLNLGQLGTYDTPSLMCMSISFYCVITSRYHIGKRKFLLLILSSFFMTLAVLSKYVAILFVPTIILAIIPTVKNTTEFIKHIPKLTVYILCWSLPFTALVGWYVFVNYSQVINFFEGDFFSEPSNLLTIFTTLIQSTNFIIIGATTSLVYALLKVKGEKKWLVIVLFIGGLAPILYHLSSMNIRSFPKHLVFTLFYWVPLTGWILNKIYTKLTQVSNSFTFINNSYQLIWTTLFILIITNTWLSFAKHWQFQRSWPSSTATLEYLREHRKNDDKIFAEAAAIYKFHMFEGFEDPSAWPSTWHLEYKGKFGVDAMKMAISEKAFDYIILNDYFTSEINREIKPVINEYYEVVAFDDYKLSGVHTITTLVWQPKDDTNILVLSENNDWFSYFSKP, encoded by the coding sequence ATGGAACTGTCATTTAACAAAGTAAAATTTCGCATCACTAAACTTAAGATTGCTTACCTAAGCTTAATATCCGTATTCTTGCTTTATTTGATTAAAGATATGCAGTTTAATACGGCATTTGTCGACGAAGCAATATATGCAACTATCGGTGAAGAGGTACTTAGAAAAATATACTGGGAGAATGCAATTTCATGGATGGGTGGATCTTATCTCTATCCAGTTATTAGCGGGTTTATTAATCGGTATTATGGACTGGAAGGAATAAGAATGTTCTCAGCATTATGCGTATTAACTGCGGGTGTTTTGTCCGCTAAATTAGCTCGACTGCTTGGCGGAAAATATAGTTCTCTTGCGGCGCTTATCTTTTTTTTATTTTCTTCACTTTCTCTAAACTTGGGACAACTTGGAACTTACGACACACCTAGTCTTATGTGCATGTCGATTTCATTTTATTGCGTAATTACCTCCAGATATCACATTGGTAAACGTAAGTTTTTACTACTTATCTTATCATCCTTCTTTATGACACTTGCTGTTCTTAGCAAGTATGTAGCAATTTTATTTGTACCCACAATTATTTTAGCTATTATTCCGACTGTAAAAAATACAACAGAGTTTATAAAACATATTCCCAAACTTACTGTATATATTTTGTGTTGGTCTCTTCCATTTACAGCACTAGTGGGTTGGTATGTATTTGTCAACTACTCACAAGTAATTAATTTTTTTGAAGGCGATTTCTTTTCTGAGCCTTCAAACTTACTAACCATATTTACAACGCTAATACAATCAACTAACTTCATAATCATTGGAGCAACCACTTCCCTAGTATATGCTTTGCTTAAAGTTAAGGGGGAGAAAAAATGGTTAGTTATAGTATTGTTTATCGGAGGACTCGCTCCAATCTTATATCACCTATCTTCGATGAATATTAGATCTTTTCCAAAACATCTCGTTTTTACTTTATTCTATTGGGTGCCATTAACAGGGTGGATATTAAACAAAATTTATACCAAATTAACTCAAGTTTCCAATAGTTTTACTTTTATTAATAATTCTTATCAACTGATTTGGACAACTTTATTTATTCTTATTATCACCAACACATGGTTAAGTTTTGCCAAACACTGGCAATTCCAAAGATCATGGCCAAGCAGTACTGCAACATTAGAATACTTGAGAGAGCATAGGAAAAATGATGATAAAATATTTGCCGAAGCTGCAGCCATTTATAAATTTCATATGTTTGAAGGTTTTGAAGATCCATCCGCGTGGCCTTCCACTTGGCATTTAGAATACAAAGGCAAATTTGGCGTAGACGCAATGAAGATGGCTATCAGTGAAAAAGCATTCGACTACATAATATTAAATGATTATTTTACCAGTGAAATTAACCGCGAAATTAAACCTGTTATTAATGAATATTATGAAGTAGTAGCTTTCGACGATTACAAGCTTAGCGGTGTACACACCATAACAACGCTTGTTTGGCAACCGAAAGATGATACTAACATACTGGTCCTGAGTGAAAATAACGACTGGTTTTCATATTTTTCCAAACCTTAG
- a CDS encoding glycosyltransferase: protein MANNYLKYINNSRRYRVAGILYIVTTVVYLFWLNGHLNYQDWWLSLPFFFAQAYTAMLVTLSVINNWKAKYETVRPTLPTNLPCVAIVVPVYEEPIDIIQRTLKSLLHISYDKDLVIIVSKGYNGNFKETAYTQKLIDMVNTVCSDHANISTKSAKHQRKNIHLLFSNQQNNAKAGNLNATLDFLAKEYPWIDHVLTQDADEIAYCDLLKATMGYFNDPKIAYVQTIKQADVNKHDPFGNHDLMWYCRTAASRNADNAMFACGSGVVWKISALRSIGGFATWNLVEDLTTSYNLLAAGWKSSYHYEALSKGIAPEDLPNFIKQRSTWALDNMRLFFWDNPLFKKGLTLRQKLHFIETPLFYLNGYAGIAFVLTVSASLYFRVWPTTSSALTHALFIFPSFITMEIYFLLLADTIPFRRIRQFWVGLAPVFIITSLQALLYGPKKKPTYQVTRKINKVGNYLHMVLPQLVLLVLIVVALLKNILGTPLYSGFDWAALFWGFYLASFYLQIIRVSMWNWIPDISIEAITIGGLPNWFPNFDKLKNIFGSTPLINRSHGFNTPDNTHHVPYTKSTDYHSNSNK, encoded by the coding sequence ATGGCTAATAATTATTTGAAATATATCAACAATTCCCGGAGATATCGTGTTGCGGGAATACTTTATATTGTTACAACCGTTGTATATCTTTTTTGGCTTAATGGTCATCTTAACTACCAGGATTGGTGGCTAAGTTTGCCTTTCTTTTTTGCTCAAGCGTATACAGCTATGCTTGTGACGTTGTCCGTTATAAACAACTGGAAAGCAAAATATGAAACCGTTAGACCCACACTGCCAACCAATTTACCATGTGTAGCAATCGTCGTACCTGTTTACGAAGAGCCTATCGACATCATACAACGTACTCTCAAATCTTTACTACATATATCATACGACAAGGACTTGGTAATCATTGTTAGTAAGGGATATAACGGCAATTTCAAAGAAACTGCCTATACCCAAAAGCTTATAGATATGGTCAATACTGTTTGCAGTGATCACGCTAATATTTCAACAAAATCCGCTAAACATCAAAGAAAAAATATACATCTACTATTTTCCAATCAACAAAATAATGCAAAGGCGGGAAATCTCAATGCTACGCTAGATTTCTTGGCTAAAGAATATCCATGGATTGATCATGTATTAACACAGGATGCTGACGAAATAGCATATTGCGACTTACTAAAAGCCACGATGGGATATTTCAACGATCCCAAAATTGCATATGTTCAAACAATTAAACAAGCAGATGTCAATAAACACGATCCTTTCGGCAACCATGATCTGATGTGGTACTGTCGTACGGCAGCAAGTAGAAATGCCGATAATGCAATGTTTGCTTGTGGGTCAGGAGTAGTGTGGAAGATTAGCGCCCTTCGCTCAATTGGTGGCTTTGCTACATGGAATTTAGTTGAGGATCTTACTACCTCATATAACTTACTTGCCGCGGGCTGGAAATCTTCCTACCATTACGAAGCATTGTCTAAAGGCATCGCACCGGAAGATTTACCTAATTTTATTAAACAAAGAAGTACTTGGGCACTTGACAACATGAGGCTATTCTTTTGGGATAATCCATTATTCAAAAAAGGGTTAACTTTGAGGCAAAAACTTCATTTTATTGAAACACCGTTATTTTATCTAAACGGATATGCAGGTATCGCATTTGTACTTACAGTCTCAGCGAGTTTATATTTTCGTGTTTGGCCAACTACCTCCAGTGCCTTAACACACGCTTTATTTATCTTTCCTTCATTTATAACCATGGAGATATATTTTTTATTGTTAGCAGACACAATTCCGTTTAGAAGAATTAGACAGTTTTGGGTTGGTCTTGCCCCCGTTTTTATTATCACATCATTACAAGCTTTGTTGTACGGTCCCAAGAAAAAACCTACTTACCAAGTAACCAGAAAAATAAATAAAGTTGGTAACTATTTACATATGGTGTTGCCGCAATTAGTGTTACTTGTATTAATTGTAGTCGCTCTTCTAAAAAATATATTGGGCACTCCCTTGTATTCCGGTTTTGATTGGGCTGCGCTTTTTTGGGGTTTTTATCTGGCTTCTTTTTATCTACAAATTATTCGAGTGTCGATGTGGAATTGGATACCCGACATAAGTATCGAGGCTATAACAATTGGTGGTTTGCCTAATTGGTTTCCAAATTTTGACAAGCTGAAAAACATATTTGGATCTACTCCATTGATTAATCGTAGTCACGGATTCAACACACCAGACAACACTCACCATGTACCTTACACGAAAAGTACTGATTATCACTCAAATAGTAACAAGTAA
- a CDS encoding glucose-1-phosphate thymidylyltransferase has protein sequence MKAIIPTGGRGTRMQPLTFSTNKHFIPVANKPLIFYPIESVVEADIKDILITYNPGWLDVVKSYLGDGSKWGAKFTYVLQEKPIGLANVVQVCEEKLNGDSFVYHLGDNIFTKGIKEVTDYFRKNKPNGMVTMVHHPENSRLGVPYFSKTNRLIKYVEKPKNSPHDFAVPGLYFGDHNVFKCFTGKNKIVPSARGEYEIPSVFQWLIDNKYRVDVIEYKGKWLDPGKFNDWIESNRYLLDEYLVDDMGSKIDRSTKIIGRVSVGKNCKIRNSEIKGPVSISDNVEISDSYIGPYSSISSGCVIEKSHLEDSVLMENVRIINVKQPINESMIGNEAEVYDLEDPTHWIKLFIGEKSKVRV, from the coding sequence ATGAAAGCAATAATACCTACAGGAGGACGAGGAACGCGAATGCAACCTCTGACTTTTTCTACCAATAAACATTTTATTCCAGTAGCCAATAAACCATTGATTTTCTATCCAATTGAATCTGTTGTCGAAGCAGACATAAAAGATATATTAATTACCTATAACCCCGGTTGGCTAGATGTGGTGAAGTCGTATTTAGGTGATGGAAGTAAGTGGGGAGCGAAATTTACCTACGTATTACAAGAAAAACCAATTGGACTGGCAAACGTTGTCCAAGTATGTGAAGAGAAATTGAATGGTGATAGTTTCGTATACCATTTAGGCGATAATATTTTTACAAAAGGTATTAAAGAAGTTACTGACTACTTTCGGAAAAACAAGCCAAATGGCATGGTGACTATGGTACATCATCCTGAAAACTCCCGTCTTGGTGTCCCTTATTTCTCGAAAACAAACAGACTTATAAAATATGTGGAAAAACCAAAGAATTCCCCACACGACTTTGCTGTCCCCGGATTATATTTTGGTGACCATAATGTTTTCAAATGCTTCACGGGAAAAAACAAGATAGTACCATCAGCGCGTGGAGAATATGAAATACCATCAGTTTTCCAATGGTTAATTGACAATAAATATCGGGTCGATGTAATTGAGTATAAAGGAAAGTGGTTAGACCCTGGTAAATTTAATGACTGGATAGAATCCAATAGATATTTGTTAGATGAATACCTGGTAGATGATATGGGGTCAAAAATCGACAGGAGTACGAAAATAATCGGTAGAGTGAGTGTGGGAAAAAACTGTAAAATTAGAAATTCAGAAATAAAAGGCCCTGTGTCAATAAGCGACAATGTTGAAATAAGTGATTCGTATATTGGTCCATATTCATCTATTAGCAGTGGATGTGTAATTGAAAAAAGTCATTTAGAAGATAGTGTATTGATGGAAAATGTAAGAATAATAAACGTCAAACAACCAATTAACGAAAGTATGATTGGCAACGAAGCCGAAGTTTATGATTTGGAAGATCCCACTCATTGGATAAAATTGTTCATTGGAGAAAAATCCAAAGTAAGAGTTTAA
- the rfbB gene encoding dTDP-glucose 4,6-dehydratase, translating to MRLLVTGGAGFIGSNFIRYWLKKYPKDQIVNLDKLTYAGHLTSTKDFGGNSNYTFIKGDICSPTTVSHAMKDVDVVVHFAAESHVDRSIIGPKVFIKTNVIGTQVLLDEAVKRGVKRFHHVSTDEVYGALPLSGVEKFSEKSCYKPNSPYSASKAASDHLVRAYHTTYGLNITITNTSNNYGPFQDPEKLLPRFITNLIDSKDVPIYGDGKNVRDWLYVEDHCSAIDLVINKGKVGETYLVGGLTHDINNLKVTNLLLEAFGFDHSKIRFVADRSGHDRRYAVNWTKIKNLGWRPQHDFEKWLIETIKWYKDNEWWWRPLKLKSEKMYSKTKQK from the coding sequence ATGAGATTGCTTGTAACAGGAGGAGCGGGATTTATCGGCAGTAACTTTATCCGTTACTGGCTAAAAAAATATCCAAAGGATCAAATAGTAAATTTAGACAAATTAACATATGCCGGTCATTTGACATCGACGAAAGATTTTGGGGGTAATTCTAACTATACTTTTATTAAGGGCGATATCTGCTCGCCTACGACAGTGTCTCATGCAATGAAGGATGTCGATGTCGTAGTTCATTTTGCTGCAGAAAGTCACGTCGACCGTTCGATAATTGGACCAAAAGTGTTTATAAAAACAAATGTCATAGGTACTCAAGTTTTATTGGATGAAGCGGTAAAACGCGGCGTTAAACGATTTCACCATGTGTCTACAGATGAAGTGTATGGTGCTCTACCGTTAAGTGGTGTAGAAAAATTTAGTGAGAAATCATGTTACAAGCCAAACAGTCCATATTCGGCGAGTAAAGCAGCATCCGACCATCTTGTTCGGGCATATCACACTACGTATGGTTTGAATATAACTATCACTAATACTTCCAATAATTACGGTCCTTTTCAAGATCCCGAGAAGTTGCTTCCCAGATTTATCACAAATCTAATTGATTCGAAAGATGTACCGATTTATGGGGACGGAAAGAATGTAAGAGATTGGTTGTATGTCGAAGATCATTGTAGTGCGATTGACCTGGTTATTAATAAGGGAAAAGTGGGGGAAACTTATTTAGTTGGTGGTTTAACACATGATATAAATAACCTTAAGGTTACCAATCTATTGTTGGAGGCATTTGGTTTCGATCACTCAAAAATTAGATTTGTTGCTGATAGAAGTGGACATGATAGAAGATACGCGGTTAATTGGACAAAAATTAAAAATCTCGGTTGGAGGCCTCAACATGATTTTGAAAAATGGCTAATAGAAACGATTAAGTGGTACAAAGATAATGAATGGTGGTGGCGACCGCTTAAACTGAAATCGGAAAAAATGTATTCTAAAACTAAAC
- a CDS encoding glycosyltransferase, producing MTKRQVCIVIAAYNEERVIGKTLRRLSKIIPATDIYVVDDGSVDKTAQIARKYTPNVLTKANSGKGSSLQYGIKNFRLCQKYKYITPNDADSILHPKFFDKIIETFEMDKDRKIAGIAGKVVGSNINWLTAYRLWEYEITQLIHKSAQSITNSITVCPGPCSVFRSSIFYKINYPKGTITEDMDLTFYIHRKKLGTIVYEPQSLAYTQDPKNLKSYIQQINRWYTGFWQCVIKHNIPTGRQLLDLEVSLLCMEGIFSGLFVLSSPLLVFLFIGHHNYLFLYAIITDFLLFVLPSTLYVASKFASPKILLYIPHFYFLRAVSSLIFIRNYGIVFLGRDRKLSASWDTARYSFQKFSSIH from the coding sequence ATGACCAAACGACAAGTATGTATTGTTATTGCTGCCTACAACGAAGAAAGGGTTATCGGGAAAACTCTCAGAAGATTGTCAAAGATAATACCTGCAACCGATATTTATGTGGTTGACGATGGAAGCGTAGATAAAACCGCTCAAATAGCAAGAAAATATACACCCAATGTTCTTACAAAAGCTAACAGTGGTAAAGGCAGTTCATTGCAATACGGAATAAAGAATTTTCGGCTTTGTCAGAAATATAAATATATTACCCCAAACGACGCCGACTCAATCTTACATCCAAAGTTTTTTGACAAAATTATTGAAACTTTTGAGATGGATAAGGATAGAAAAATAGCCGGTATCGCAGGAAAAGTAGTTGGTAGCAATATAAATTGGTTAACCGCCTATCGACTCTGGGAATATGAAATAACGCAATTAATACACAAATCTGCACAGTCTATAACTAACTCAATAACCGTATGTCCTGGACCATGCAGTGTTTTCCGATCAAGCATCTTTTACAAAATTAATTACCCCAAGGGTACAATCACCGAAGATATGGATCTAACATTTTACATTCATAGAAAAAAACTTGGTACGATTGTTTATGAACCGCAATCACTCGCTTACACTCAAGATCCCAAGAATTTAAAAAGTTACATACAACAAATAAACCGTTGGTACACAGGTTTTTGGCAATGTGTAATCAAACACAACATCCCCACAGGAAGACAACTATTGGATCTGGAAGTATCTTTGCTGTGCATGGAGGGGATATTTAGCGGACTGTTTGTTTTATCATCGCCTTTACTTGTATTTCTGTTTATTGGACATCATAATTATTTATTTCTGTACGCTATTATTACCGATTTTCTTCTTTTTGTTCTACCCTCTACTTTATATGTGGCAAGTAAATTCGCATCCCCAAAAATACTTCTCTATATTCCGCATTTTTATTTCTTAAGAGCAGTTAGTAGCTTGATATTTATCAGAAATTATGGGATAGTATTCTTGGGTAGAGATAGAAAACTTAGTGCGAGTTGGGATACTGCTCGTTATTCATTTCAGAAATTCAGTTCAATTCATTAA